Proteins found in one Limanda limanda chromosome 18, fLimLim1.1, whole genome shotgun sequence genomic segment:
- the ddhd1b gene encoding phospholipase DDHD1b: MTEEATIRQQSSENNSVSSSEWDMANDVFVSSYEDSAAAEDQDPAQPVLERHLPLLSQGGMMLGLTGEEYPASSYLDMDPNYTESDGNVATHKRIRSNSSRHRGDIVTELGPEEVRWFYKEDKRTWKPFVGHDSLKIEIVYRRFCEQNPNKAKRPVDPTEAEGKETCMFNEIESESGAGDDGGVRAEPPGSRGGGQRCSASDEVKDPDDVSVEAVCVRGGLYEVDIREKECYPVYWNQQDRIPVMRGQWFIDGTWLPLEEDESDLIELEHLTCYRGQQMKDTYEMEEETSTVDSKDGEDSETAIHSLKLSRSHVDWHSVDEVYLYSDATTSKIARTVTQKLGFSKASSSGTRLHQGYVEEAAPEDTPPETTHIVFVVHGIGQKMDQGRIIRNTSMMRDAARKMEEKHFSDRTTEHVEFLPVEWRSKLALDGDTVDSITPDKVRGLRDMLNSSAMDIMYYTSPLYRDEINRGLTLELNRLYSLFCSRNPDFEKNGKVSIVSHSLGCVITFDIMTGWDPVRFHHQEAPDPEETKARWPSDEERHLQEQLRLTRLRLRDLEDQFQGLQTSSCVAGPALKFKVENFFCMGSPLAVFLALRGIRPGNYTVQDHILPTSICKRLFNIFHPTDPVAYRLEPLILKRYSNISPLQIHWYNTTSPTPYDQIRPTLLNPPKETASVSDSESIPSPCTSPPQARRHYGESITSLGKASIMGAASLGKGIGGILFSHFSRSSSQVGGVEEEPSDCEGGASEVENIASGEEGATVVDSEEKDKQVEEERREVEPTMSQSTSAVMDSTSLELERRIDFELREGLVESRYWSAVTSHTAYWCSYDVALFLLTFMYRPQEPLQSPEDNPDAS; this comes from the exons ATGACGGAGGAAGCGACTATCCGCCAGCAGAGCTCGGAGAATAACTCCGTCAGCAGCAGCGAGTGGGACATGGCaaatgatgtgtttgtgtccagctACGAGGACAGCGCTGCTGCTGAGGACCAGGATCCGGCGCAGCCCGTCTTGGAAAGACACCTGCCGCTATTATCCCAGGGTGGCATGATGCTGGGCCTGACCGGGGAGGAATATCCGGCCTCATCTTATCTGGACATGGACCCAAACTACACTGAAAGTGATGGGAACGTCGCAACCCATAAGCGCATACGGTCCAACAGCTCCAGGCACCGCGGTGACATCGTCACGGAGCTGGGGCCAGAGGAGGTCCGCTGGTTTTACAAAGAGGACAAGCGGACGTGGAAGCCATTCGTCGGGCACGACTCTTTAAAAATCGAGATAGTTTATCGGAGATTCTGCGAGCAAAACCCAAACAAGGCCAAACGTCCCGTCGATCCCACCGAGGCCGAGGGGAAGGAGACGTGCATGTTCAACGAGATCGAGTCGGAAAGCGGGGCCGGGGACGATGGAGGTGTCCGGGCGGAGCCGCCGGGGAGCCGGGGAGGAGGGCAGCGGTGCTCGGCGTCAGACGAGGTGAAGGATCCGGACGACGTCAGCGTGGAGgcagtgtgtgtcagagggGGGCTCTATGAAGTGGACATCAGAGAGAAGGAATGCTATCCCGTTTACTGGAACC AGCAAGACCGTATTCCTGTGATGAGGGGTCAGTGGTTCATCGACGGAACATGGCTTCCCCTGGAGGAAGATGAGAGTGACCTTATCGAGTTAGAGCACCTCACTTGTTATCGGGGGCAGCAGATGAAGGACACCtatgagatggaggaggagacctCCACCGTGGACAGCAAGGATGGTGAGGACTCTGAAACAG CAATCCACAGTCTGAAGCTGAGCAGGAGTCATGTGGACTGGCACAGTGTGGACGAGGTGTACCTGTACAGCGACGCCACCACCTCCAAGATCGCACGCACCGTCACTCAGAAACTGGGCTTCTCCAAAg CCTCAAGCAGTGGGACACGTCTCCATCAGGGGTACGTGGAGGAGGCAGCACCTGAGGACACCCCACCTGAAACCACACACATTGTCTTTGTTGTGCATGGCATTGGCCAGAAGATGGATCAAGGCCGCATCATCAGGAATACCAGCAT GATGAGAGATGCTGccaggaagatggaggagaagcacTTTTCTGATCGAACCACAGAACATGTAGAGTTCCTTCCTGTGGAGTGGAGGTCGAAACTGGCTTTGGATGGAG ACACGGTGGACTCCATCACTCCAGACAAAGTGCGAGGTCTAAGAGACATGCTGAACAGCAGCGCCATGGACATCATGTACTACACCAGCCCTCTGTACAGAGATGAG attaaCAGGGGTTTGACTCTGGAGCTGAATCGGCTCTACTCACTCTTCTGCTCGCGCAATCCAGACTTTGAGAAAAATGGGAAAGTTTCCATAGTGTCACATTCCCTGGGCTGCGTTATCACGTTTGACATCATGACAGGATGGGACCCTGTGCGCTTTCATCATCAAGAAGCGCCAGACCCAGAGGAAACAAAAGCCCGCTGGCCAAGTGACGAAGAGCGCCACCTTCAGGAGCAGTTGAGACTCACACGCCTCAG GTTGAGGGACTTGGAGGATCAGTTCCAAGGTCTACAGACCTCATCTTGTGTTGCAGGGCCAGCCTTGAAATTCAAG GTAGAAAATTTCTTCTGCATGGGTTCCCCTCTGGCGGTTTTCTTAGCATTACGAGGGATCCGGCCTGGAAACTATACTGTACAGGACCACATCCTCCCGACATCTATCTGCAAACGCCTCTTCAACATATTCCATCCCACAGACCCTGTG GCCTACAGATTGGAACCTCTGATCTTGAAACGCTACAGTAACATTAGCCCGCTTCAAATCCACTG GTACAACACCACCAGTCCTACACCGTACGACCAGATCAGGCCCACGCTGCTCAACCCCCCAAAGGAGACTGCATCTGTCTCAGACTCTGAGAGCATCCCCAGCCCCTGCACCTCTCCGCCCCAGGCCAGAAGGCACTACGGAGAGTCTATTACCAGCTTGGGCAAGGCAAGCATCATGG GTGCTGCAAGTCTTGGGAAAGGAATAGGAGGAATCCTCTTTTCCCACTTTTCCCGTTCAAGCAGCCAGGTGggtggagtggaggaggagccgTCAGACTGCGAGGGGGGAGCTTCTGAAGTGGAAAACATTGCATCAGGAGAGGAAGGAGCCACAGTGGTAGACAGTGAAGAGAAGGACAAACAagtagaggaggaaaggagggaggtggagccGACCATGTCTCAGTCCACCTCAGCTGTAATGGACAGCACCTCGT
- the cgrrf1 gene encoding cell growth regulator with RING finger domain protein 1 isoform X2 — MAAVFLVTLYEYSPLFYISVVSLCFVVTAAVVLGWFGFDVPAILRSSDETESILPTPEKRMVQVTNPFGLEMSYGTASVIDGASVRPFCLEPCILSCFWGCEVIAVQGALQSHQHGPRLSTPQHFQEAFHLRYHHTQSFHVSSDNNIEHHTQISAEQGITDFGLLPRTHYPLVAVLTLAEPEARDVYNIVASVTIIHVPDDKYSLSARILFQYLLTSQGNMFELKPLFMSADSGGVSGPPDTEQSTSPYQPREEAHRLEQSSVLDDEDWSEGTGRDCVVCQNAAVNRVLLPCRHACVCDRCMSHFQHCPICRAFVLESFALTQEPVVEW, encoded by the exons atggCAGCCGTTTTCCTGGTCACGCTGTATGAGTACTCTCCTCTGTTCTACATCAGTGTGGTGTCCTTATGTTTCGTTGTTACCGCTGCTGTCGTGCTCGGCTG GTTTGGTTTCGATGTCCCTGCGATTCTTCGCAGCTCAGATGAGACAGAGTCCATCCTTCCAACCCCTGAGAAGCGAATGGTCCAGGTGACAAATCCCTTCGGCTTGGAGATGAGCTATGGGACAGCATCTGTGATTg ATGGTGCATCAGTGAGGCCTTTTTGTCTGGAGCCCTGCATCCTGAGCTGTTTCTGGGGATGTGAGGTCATCGCCGTCCAGGGAGCTCTGCAATCTCACCAGCACGGGCCGAGGCTCAGCACCCCCCAACATTTTCAGGAGGCCTTCCACCTACGTTACCACCACACCCAGAGTTTCCA TGTCAGCAGTGACAACAACATAGAACACCACACTCAGATTTCTGCTGAACAGGGGATCACAGACTTTGGATTGTTGCCAAGGACACACTACCCTCTTGTGGCTGTGCTGACGCTGGCAGAGCCAGAAGCCAGAGACGTGTACAACATT GTGGCCAGTGTGACCATTATTCATGTTCCTGATGACAAATACAGCCTTTCTGCTCGGATTCTTTTTCAATACCTTCTCACCTCACAGGGGAACATGTTCGAGTTAAAG cctctgttCATGTCAGCTGACAGCGGGGGGGTGTCAGGGCCCCctgacacagagcagagcaccTCTCCCTATCAACCCAGAGAGGAGGCACACAGACTGGAGCAGAGTTCTGTGCTGGATGACGAGGACTGGTCGGAAGGGACAGGCAGAGACTGTGTGGTCTGTCAGAATGCAGCAGTGAACAGGGTGCTGTTGCCCTGCAGacacgcctgtgtgtgtgaccgcTGTATGTCACACTTCCAGCACTGCCCCATTTGCAGGGCATTTGTCCTGGAGTCGTTCGCACTGACACAAGAACCAGTTGTTGAATGGTGA
- the cgrrf1 gene encoding cell growth regulator with RING finger domain protein 1 isoform X1, which yields MAAVFLVTLYEYSPLFYISVVSLCFVVTAAVVLGWFGFDVPAILRSSDETESILPTPEKRMVQVTNPFGLEMSYGTASVIADGASVRPFCLEPCILSCFWGCEVIAVQGALQSHQHGPRLSTPQHFQEAFHLRYHHTQSFHVSSDNNIEHHTQISAEQGITDFGLLPRTHYPLVAVLTLAEPEARDVYNIVASVTIIHVPDDKYSLSARILFQYLLTSQGNMFELKPLFMSADSGGVSGPPDTEQSTSPYQPREEAHRLEQSSVLDDEDWSEGTGRDCVVCQNAAVNRVLLPCRHACVCDRCMSHFQHCPICRAFVLESFALTQEPVVEW from the exons atggCAGCCGTTTTCCTGGTCACGCTGTATGAGTACTCTCCTCTGTTCTACATCAGTGTGGTGTCCTTATGTTTCGTTGTTACCGCTGCTGTCGTGCTCGGCTG GTTTGGTTTCGATGTCCCTGCGATTCTTCGCAGCTCAGATGAGACAGAGTCCATCCTTCCAACCCCTGAGAAGCGAATGGTCCAGGTGACAAATCCCTTCGGCTTGGAGATGAGCTATGGGACAGCATCTGTGATTg CAGATGGTGCATCAGTGAGGCCTTTTTGTCTGGAGCCCTGCATCCTGAGCTGTTTCTGGGGATGTGAGGTCATCGCCGTCCAGGGAGCTCTGCAATCTCACCAGCACGGGCCGAGGCTCAGCACCCCCCAACATTTTCAGGAGGCCTTCCACCTACGTTACCACCACACCCAGAGTTTCCA TGTCAGCAGTGACAACAACATAGAACACCACACTCAGATTTCTGCTGAACAGGGGATCACAGACTTTGGATTGTTGCCAAGGACACACTACCCTCTTGTGGCTGTGCTGACGCTGGCAGAGCCAGAAGCCAGAGACGTGTACAACATT GTGGCCAGTGTGACCATTATTCATGTTCCTGATGACAAATACAGCCTTTCTGCTCGGATTCTTTTTCAATACCTTCTCACCTCACAGGGGAACATGTTCGAGTTAAAG cctctgttCATGTCAGCTGACAGCGGGGGGGTGTCAGGGCCCCctgacacagagcagagcaccTCTCCCTATCAACCCAGAGAGGAGGCACACAGACTGGAGCAGAGTTCTGTGCTGGATGACGAGGACTGGTCGGAAGGGACAGGCAGAGACTGTGTGGTCTGTCAGAATGCAGCAGTGAACAGGGTGCTGTTGCCCTGCAGacacgcctgtgtgtgtgaccgcTGTATGTCACACTTCCAGCACTGCCCCATTTGCAGGGCATTTGTCCTGGAGTCGTTCGCACTGACACAAGAACCAGTTGTTGAATGGTGA
- the psmc6 gene encoding 26S proteasome regulatory subunit 10B: protein MADGREKGLQDYRKRLLEHKEVDGRLKELREQLREQTKQYEKSENDLKALQSVGQIVGEVLKQLTEEKFIVKATNGPRYVVGCRRQLDKSQLKPGTRVALDMTTLTIMRYLPREVDPLVYNMSHEDPGSVSYSEIGGLSEQIRELREVIELPLTNPELFQRVGIIPPKGCLLYGPPGTGKTLLARAVASQLDCNFLKVVSSSIVDKYIGESARLIREMFNYARDHQPCIIFMDEIDAIGGRRFSEGTSADREIQRTLMELLNQMDGFDTLHRVKMIMATNRPDTLDPALLRPGRLDRKIHIELPNEQARLDILKIHASPITKHGEIDYEAIVKLSDGFNGADLRNVCTEAGLFAIRADREYVTQEDFMKAVRKVADSKKLESKLDYKPV from the exons ATGGCGGACGGTAGAGAGAAAGGACTGCAGGATTACAGAAAAAGATTGCTCGAGCACAAAGAAGTTGACGGGCGGTTAAAAGAAT tGAGAGAGCAACTGAgagaacaaaccaaacaatatgAGAAGTCAGAGAACGACTTGAAGGCTCTGCAGAGTGTCGGACAG ATTGTTGGAGAAGTGCTGAAACAGCTGACTGAAGAGAAAT TCATTGTCAAGGCTACCAATGGCCCCCGGTATGTGGTTGGATGCCGCAGACAG TTGGATAAGTCGCAGCTGAAGCCAGGCACCAGAGTGGCTTTGGACATGACCACGCTCACTATAATGAG GTACCTTCCCAGAGAGGTGGACCCCCTGGTGTACAACATGTCTCATGAGGACCCTGGCAGCGTCTCCTACTCTGAAATTGGAGGCTTGTCTGAACAGATCCGTGAGCTGAGAGAG GTTATTGAGCTGCCTCTGACCAACCCTGAGCTCTTCCAGAGAGTGGGAATCATCCCCCCTAAAGGCTGCCTGCTCTATGGGCCTCCAG GTACTGGAAAGACTCTTCTGGCCAGAGCAGTAGCCAGTCAGCTTGACTGTAACTTCCTTAAG GTGGTTTCCAGCTCAATTGTGGACAAGTACATTGGTGAGAGTGCCAGGTTGATAAGAGAGATGTTCAACTATGCCAGGGACCACCAGCCATGCATCATATTTATGGATGAAATTGATGCCATCG GTGGGCGTCGTTTCTCTGAGGGAACCTCTGCTGACAGAGAGATTCAAAGGACACTGATGGAG CTGCTTAACCAGATGGACGGCTTTGACACGCTGCACAGAGTCAAGATGATCATGGCCACCAACAGACCTGACACCCTGGATCCCGCCCTGCTACGACCTGGCAGACTGGACCGTAAAATCC acATTGAATTACCCAACGAACAGGCTCGTCTGGACATCCTAAAGATCCACGCAAGTCCCATCACCAAGCACGGAGAAATAG ATTATGAAGCCATAGTGAAGCTGTCGGACGGCTTCAATGGAGCTGATCTGAGAAACGTGTGCACAGAAGCAG gtctgTTTGCCATCCGCGCTGACCGGGAGTACGTCACTCAGGAAGACTTCATGAAAGCTGTGCGGAAAGTGGCTGATTCAAAGAAGCTTGAGTCCAAACTGGACTACAAGCCTGTATAA